AATTCTGACTTGTCATctgaagaattaaaaaaaaggagaaggCATTATGTAGATTCGATTGACACAATAAGCAATAAAAATGTGCATCATCATAACACAAGTGATAGCAGCACAGGTGTTCACAACGGAAGTAATCGGAACAAAAGTTATAGCAACACGAGTGACGATAACTCAAGTGATGGTAAAGCAAGCGATAAATTATCTTCCTTGGATAGCGACATAAATAAACAGAAGTATAAGAACAACTCAAAATTTtgggaaaaggaaaatagaagtcataaaaggaaaaaaaaaattgaaaatgaaaatgtttatgataaaaatgtaacATCTTCAAAGAATAAGCATTCTGCAAAAATAGATGAAATTGGagataaagataaaaaaatgcagAAGGGGAAACAAAAGCCTGAGGAAAAAGAATTTGAAGAAGATTATAAACGTGAACATGACGATGAGAGTGAGCATGAAATTGAAGACATGGACAATGATGAGGACGAAGACGAAGATGAAgggaaaaaaagggaaagtAAAAGCAAAATTATAGAAGATAGAAGtgtagaaaaagaaaaacgtaAACACAAGCATAGACACCATGGGGAAATTAGAAGAGATATTATCAGGGAAAGAGAAAAGAGACACAGATTTAAAAGCTATAGATATTATTATAGAAcagatataaaaaaggacaaAAAGTACTTAAATGATAGAAAAGATAAGTATAGAGggaatgaaaaaggaaataagtcgtatttattaaaaagtgatgaagaagaagatTATAAgcatgataataaaaaatattataaaggaGAATCTTATAATCCCCAAGACAGAAACGATAAAAGATGGAactatgaaaataattataaacatttCAGTCATAAAGAAAGATATAACCATTCAGGTAGTAGACATATGCATTCTAGAAAAACGCAGTTAAGAGATAATTATCATTACGAAACTGTGGAAGATATTAAAGctaataatattactaatGTTCAAGAAGTGCCTGTAAATAATCGGGAAGACAGTGCACACATAGAAAACAAAAGTAAAGCAAAAAGCGGAGAATTAATGCGAATAGACGATAATGAtgtaaaacatttaaaaagagttgaagaaataaacaaaaagttTCAGGAAAAATTAGAAGAGGAAAAAACGATGCAATCGTTAGGATTACCTCTTGGTTTTGTTTAATCTGTCAAGCTAAGTTTGTTTAGTTTGATCAGTTAAGTTtgtttacattatttataatttgtaaaatgttaaaaataacataaaataaatgaattaaaaaaaagtaaaataaaataaacaaaaatagcTTATATTGCGGACGACAAAAAGTGCAACTGCTAATTTTTTGGCACATACTTATGCGTGCAATCtttgttattaattttgtgtaCACATGcatgcatgtacatacatgtacatatgtatataaatacatacatataaacatatattcgtatacatacatatatatacacctaCTTACGTGCATATTGTATCACAAacaatatgtacatttttttttaccgaAAAACCTCGTTTCTGGAAAAAAGtgtcattaaaaaaaaaaattattttaaaactgCTTAACCGCAATTTTGTTCATT
The window above is part of the Plasmodium malariae genome assembly, chromosome: 10 genome. Proteins encoded here:
- the PmUG01_10023600 gene encoding conserved Plasmodium protein, unknown function, yielding MPKLIPVYNQEKSLKEQDDKELIKHRNWDYAHSLVKLKNEDGICEDIYDNKPYLKKSKNLVKNEKGLWVPKKRKYVEDKMEQDKNKKTIKEDIGHKEDKVYNGEKGGKALQDNKKYYGPNKQNKSSSYSSSINSDYSTSYYKNKRRKKKNKEKKRRSPSSLSSFGVSNSTNSVSESMSLKDISSNANNYRSSKDYKKITISKKSKNCKSNKDIDQKWKDNKNKKNKLIKKIKKKCSSGKDNTSDPPEMTTESENSDLSSEELKKRRRHYVDSIDTISNKNVHHHNTSDSSTGVHNGSNRNKSYSNTSDDNSSDGKASDKLSSLDSDINKQKYKNNSKFWEKENRSHKRKKKIENENVYDKNVTSSKNKHSAKIDEIGDKDKKMQKGKQKPEEKEFEEDYKREHDDESEHEIEDMDNDEDEDEDEGKKRESKSKIIEDRSVEKEKRKHKHRHHGEIRRDIIREREKRHRFKSYRYYYRTDIKKDKKYLNDRKDKYRGNEKGNKSYLLKSDEEEDYKHDNKKYYKGESYNPQDRNDKRWNYENNYKHFSHKERYNHSGSRHMHSRKTQLRDNYHYETVEDIKANNITNVQEVPVNNREDSAHIENKSKAKSGELMRIDDNDVKHLKRVEEINKKFQEKLEEEKTMQSLGLPLGFV